One Actinosynnema pretiosum DNA segment encodes these proteins:
- a CDS encoding ABC transporter ATP-binding protein → MTAMLEVAALGHTYQGKDGAHTAIDDLSFTVGAGELVCVVGPSGCGKSTLLRTISGLVRPSRGAVSLHGAAVKGVPDDLAVVFQDYSRSLFPWLTVQKNVEFPLRSSVGRAKRRARAAEALEWVGLAAAGRKYPWQLSGGMQQRVAIARALAYRPALLLMDEPFASVDAQTRFELEDLLLKIRTEHDTTVLVVTHDIDESVYLGDRVLVLSTSPASVVADLRVDLPAPRDQITTRESDVFVGLRAEVARLLNVGKPSPARRPAPGRRAADGQAARWAAEERAEVERGAAQRLAR, encoded by the coding sequence ATGACCGCGATGCTCGAGGTGGCCGCGCTCGGCCACACCTACCAGGGCAAGGACGGCGCCCACACGGCGATCGACGACCTCTCCTTCACCGTCGGCGCCGGTGAGCTGGTCTGCGTCGTCGGCCCCTCCGGGTGCGGCAAGTCCACGCTGCTCCGGACGATCTCCGGGCTGGTGCGCCCCAGCCGGGGCGCGGTGAGCCTGCACGGCGCCGCGGTCAAGGGCGTGCCCGACGACCTCGCCGTGGTGTTCCAGGACTACAGCCGCTCGCTGTTCCCGTGGCTGACGGTGCAGAAGAACGTGGAGTTCCCGCTGCGCAGCTCGGTCGGGCGGGCCAAGCGGCGGGCGCGCGCGGCCGAGGCGCTGGAGTGGGTCGGGCTGGCGGCGGCGGGGCGCAAGTACCCGTGGCAGCTGTCCGGCGGGATGCAGCAGCGGGTGGCGATCGCGCGGGCGCTGGCGTACCGGCCCGCCCTGCTGCTCATGGACGAGCCGTTCGCGTCGGTGGACGCGCAGACCAGGTTCGAGCTGGAGGACCTGCTGCTGAAGATCCGCACCGAGCACGACACGACGGTGCTGGTGGTCACGCACGACATCGACGAGAGCGTGTACCTGGGCGACCGCGTGCTGGTGCTGTCGACCTCGCCCGCGTCGGTGGTGGCGGACCTGCGGGTGGACCTGCCCGCGCCGCGCGACCAGATCACCACGCGCGAGTCGGACGTGTTCGTGGGGCTGCGGGCGGAGGTGGCGCGGCTGCTGAACGTGGGCAAGCCCTCGCCCGCCCGGCGCCCGGCGCCCGGTCGGCGGGCCGCTGACGGGCAGGCCGCGAGATGGGCGGCGGAGGAGCGCGCCGAGGTGGAGAGGGGCGCCGCGCAGCGCTTGGCGCGCTGA
- a CDS encoding ABC transporter permease, protein MRALSGFLQRWVVFGCLVLVWEAVTFLADDPFFPRPTVIADAAAQLWLSGPAETLFLTDVVFEHLVPSLTRLLTGWGIAAVVGVALGLALGRSERAMEYAGPVLTFMRSIPPPALVPVFLLLFNIGTSMQLATIVFGVLWPILLNTVDGARSVDSTKTETSEVFRIPRAQWVLGVVLPSAAPKIFAGLRVSLSLSLVLMVVSELVGTDNGIGSQLLLAQRQFDFPGMWAGIVLLGVLGYTLNTVLLALENRALAWQPKREGRTPATVED, encoded by the coding sequence GTGAGGGCGCTGTCGGGTTTCCTCCAGCGGTGGGTGGTCTTCGGCTGCCTGGTCCTGGTGTGGGAGGCGGTCACGTTCCTCGCGGACGACCCGTTCTTCCCGCGCCCCACGGTGATCGCGGACGCCGCCGCGCAGCTGTGGCTCAGCGGCCCCGCCGAGACGCTGTTCCTGACCGACGTGGTGTTCGAGCACCTGGTGCCCAGCCTGACCCGGCTGCTCACCGGGTGGGGCATCGCCGCCGTCGTCGGCGTCGCGCTCGGCCTCGCGCTCGGCCGCTCCGAGCGGGCCATGGAGTACGCGGGGCCGGTGCTGACGTTCATGCGCTCCATCCCGCCGCCCGCGCTGGTGCCGGTGTTCCTGCTGCTGTTCAACATCGGCACCTCGATGCAGCTGGCCACGATCGTCTTCGGCGTGCTGTGGCCGATCCTGCTCAACACCGTCGACGGCGCCCGCTCCGTCGACAGCACCAAGACCGAGACGTCCGAGGTGTTCCGCATCCCGCGCGCCCAGTGGGTCCTCGGCGTCGTCCTGCCGTCGGCCGCCCCGAAGATCTTCGCCGGTCTCCGGGTCAGCCTGTCGCTGTCGCTCGTGCTCATGGTCGTCTCCGAGCTCGTCGGCACCGACAACGGCATCGGCTCGCAGCTGCTGCTCGCCCAGCGGCAGTTCGACTTCCCCGGCATGTGGGCGGGGATCGTCCTGCTCGGCGTGCTCGGCTACACCCTCAACACCGTGCTCCTCGCGCTGGAGAACCGGGCGCTCGCCTGGCAGCCCAAGCGCGAGGGGCGCACCCCCGCGACGGTGGAGGATTGA